ACGCTCCGCTTCTTCAGAATCGATTCCGCCCCCTCCACTACGTTGCTGCTTCTATGAGGCACTTCTAAAACCGTGTGTAGGCAAATGGATTAAGTATAGTAAGGTAAAACAAGGGCAGAAGGCGCTATTCCGGTGGGAGTAGCGCCTTTTTGTGATGAAGTGCGTTGAGGTTGCAGCGTGGTGGGCGTTCCGGGGGCGGATCGTTCTTATAATCGCTGTTATCCCCAGATTTTTATGAATTCCCCTTATAGGGGGAAAATCTGGGGATAGCTTATGCTTCCGATGCAGCTTTCTTGCAGAAAGCTTTCAGGCGAACGCTCCGCTTCTTCAGAATCGATTCCGCCCCCTCCACTACGTTGCTGCTTCTATGAGGCACTTCTAAAACAGTTTCGCGATCAATCGAGGAGGGGTGCACACTCAGGCTGGAGACTGATGTTCTTTTGGCTTACATATGAATATAATAAGTCTATTGAGATAACACATAGGATCAACTTCTTATTGGAGCGGGGGAAAATGGATGAGTTTTTTAAAAGGGATAGGTCAATTGGCTGGGGAAGTTACCGGAAAAGTGTTGGGTGGCAGCGTGAGGGTTGTTGGTGAGATCGCAGGTAGCCCCTTTATCAAAGAAATCGGGAACGGCGTAGAGAAAGCTACGATCAATACAGGCAAGACCGTTGGGCAACTGGCTAGCGGGACATATGATCTGGCCAGTGGTGCAATTCGAAAAGACGATACTGCCATAGACGCAGGGCTTGCCGATATTGGAGGTGCTGTAACCACTACGGCAAAAGGTGTAGCGATATCAGCTAAGTATGTATATAACAGCGGTAAAGATGTTGTTGTGGGCATGAAAGAGGAAGATAAGGACAGAGTCAAGCTTGGTGCCAAGAATCTTTTAGCTGCTGCTGCGGTAACAACCCTCGCTGTCGGTGTCATTGATGCAGTGGATGGGCCTGAAGGTATGGATACGTAGGAATCCGGATTAGATCACCAATAACACGACAACTGCAGAAACACAACTTAGCAGAGCTACAAAAATATGTAGACAACTAAATGAGATTTTTTCAAGAACAATTCGCTGTTTCTTCTGGATAAAGCACGAGTAGACAAACACTGTCACCACAATGGGCAGATATAAATGAAGATCAGGACCATCCGTGCTCGGGAGCAATTTATTAATATATCCACCTATCGTTTCGTTGAGCATCATAAACCCATATATAATACCGATTATCGCTGAAATAGAAAACTGAAATAATGTTTGAACTACATCATTCCTTTTAAAGAACAAGCCACCTTTACGGCACAGGTCATTGACCATAATATATCTGTTGCCTCCTCGTTTTTGATTACTCTTTTTAGTTGTTACTCCTGTATTTTACCATAATGTTGATCAGCTTCCTTTTTGTTTTTTTAAGCTATCGTTCCTCATAAATAAACAAAAAAATGGCCCTGTCCACCTTATTGGCAGACAGGGCAACTATGGTGATACCAGGATAGCTCTATCTTCAGCTTACCTTAGCAAGTCGCATGGCACGCATCGATGCGGTTGCATATACGATAAGCGCAATCCAGATCAGCGCGAAACCAACGAGCAGAACTGGCGAGACCGTTTCCTTGAACACAAACACGCTTAGGATCAGCATGATTGTCGGCCCAATATACTGTACAAAACCGAGTGTGGACAACGACATCCGAGCTGCCGCCCGTGCAAAGAACAACAGCGGCAGTGCCGTCACCACGCCGGCTAGAAGTAATTCGATGAACATGGGTGCAGGCAGCGTCCATGCCGTTGCTTTTCCCACTATGGCCAAGTAGATCCAGTAGCCTAGTGCGATGGGCAGAACTACAGCGGTCTCCGAAAATAAGCCCACAGAAGCGTCTTGCTTAATCTTCTTCTTCGCCAGACCGTACAAGCCGAACGACACAGCCAGCGAAATCGCAACCCATGGGAAACGCCCGTAGTCGATGGCAATGATAAGCACCGCGACACCAGCGATGGCAATCGCGAGCCATTGTCCACGGTTTGGCTTTTCATGAAGGAAGACAACCGCCAGCAGCACATTCAGTAACGGGTTCAAATAATAGCCCAGACTTGTCTCAACCACATGACCGTTGTTAACTGCCCAGATAAAGATCAGCCAGTTAATAGCAATTAGCAGCCCACTCGCGGTAAGTGACAGCAGCGTCGAACGACTGGTCAGAATGCGCTTCATGTCACCCCAACGACGTTGGACGGCCACGAAAATTCCCATAAAGACAAATGACCAGACTACTCGGTGCGATAAAATCTCGCCTGCCGGTACATTTTCAAACAGCTTCCAATACAGCGGGAGAACCCCCCACATGATATACGCAATGATTGCGTTGATTAATCCATTATTCATAACGATATCCCCTCTTATTGCTCTAATGTCTCAACGGATTATACGCCTCCATCCTCGTTTAAGTAAAGGGGTAATAGGTCCTGCAAGCTGCCATACTCTCGTTCAGCAGACTATTCTTTGAGCAAAAGTTTCACTTTAATACAGCGAGATTATACTTTTCCCTGTTTCTTTCTTACTAACATAAAGAGGAGAAAGATCGCCGCTAATACGACTATACCTACGATATACATATCAATATCTTGCTCAAACATAAACCACATTTTGTGTTCTAGGTTTACTTGTTGTTTGGGTGGATATCCTTCCCCGAATAGTTCAGTTGCTTGATTAATATTGTTCATTTCGATGGTCGAACTGCACGGACTACTGCTCAACTCACCATTTGCCTCACTAAAGTAGATTAAGTATTTGTTACCTTCCTTGAAATCAAACCCCCAAGTATAGTTCGTTCCGATAATTAGTTGAGAGTCAACTTCAGTATTCCAACTCCTCTCAGCTTCCACTAAAATATATCTAATTTTCTCTTTTGTGCCCGTAAACCCCTCTTGCTTTAAGTCCACCTTTAATTGCTTTACTTCTCCATAAACAGCTCCAGTAGCTCTTTCTAACTCTTCTTGGGGACTTCCCGATTCGGCACATGATAAAGCGTTAACATCTTGCGCATTTGAGATAAAAAACACGACAGAGAAACAAAATATTAACGCGAGTATACGAAGCTTCAGTTTTCCCACCTTCTTCTCATCATCTTAATTCGTACATCTTTATTGACCTGTCTATAAGGGATAATGTTGCATTTTTCTTACAGCAAATTCTTTCGTCCGTTAGCTTGGACTTTCAGGTACCGTATTTCTTTTTCCATTCTTCACTCCATTTTTTAAAACTTTTCCCCGTTACTTCTTCCAATGTTTTTCCATCCAACGAATATAGTGCTCCATCTATTGCTGCATTTGGGAAGGAAGTCCCCCCTATAACTTTGCCACCACTAAGCATTATTGAAATTTTGGTTTTAGTATCGTAAAGCTTTTCCAAAGGATGGCTAGTTACTGTAAAGCTATATACCGCTATCTCCATTCCAAAGTACTGCTCCGGTTCTACTTTTTGGACTCCCCATGTCTGTCTATATGGTATCGTTTCTGTCATCCCGTAGAGTAGTTTGTCTTTGTGTAACGTGTACTTCTGAACTTGACCATCGTACGAAAAAATTTTATAACCTTGTGCCTTAACATATTCTGTCGCAGTCTTTTGATCACCGGTTACCACAGACTCATCTGCACCCAACCTCTTAACCTCATTATTACATCCAGCAATGATACAAAAAACTAGCCCCAATAAAATAATGATAGGTTTAAAATACACTACATTCCCCTCCACAACGCGCAGTAGTTATTCCTCATTTAGCAAACTAAATAAATCTTAAGATCAAAAAGCAGCCGACCCTTTTGATCAACTGCAGAATAGTGTTCATTTCTTTAACGTTTCTTGGTAACGTCACCTTGGATCTATGTTGGTTATTTTCACTCTCCTCCAACATGAAATACACCAATGACGGTTTCACCATCCTTGTCATACAGTGGAATATCATAACCATCTGGTGATCTGTTGTTCTGCATTGCAATAGCTTCTTCAGGTGTATTAGGTAGCTCGCCTTCCATGTCTTTTTTCAGCAGATATCCTTCTGTACCATCCACACCAATAGCCAAAATTAAGTCAGGTTTTGTTTCTAGAGAAGTCGCATATATGGCAGAGCCATATGTCTGTCCATTCTTATTTTTCGGATAGAGAGAATTGATGTGAATTTGATTCATCGCATTTTTAACATTTGCATACTGGGATAACCCCGAATCACTCGATTCACTAATCATTAAAACCACAAAGATCAATAGTATAATTCCTTTAGAATACATTTTCACAACTGTTCACTCCCTTATACTTTTAAGCTCGCAGAAATTCCGATTAAGAGAAGTAGTCCTCATATAATCGCATTCCAATTCCATATTTAGAATAATATAACATAGATTCAAAGGAGTAGTTGGACATTGAACGATAATAATCTAACCTGCCTAACCTTTATTGCAGAACATCCTTCTTCGATAACCTAAAAAACGGACACCGATCTGTGAAGATCAGCGTCCGTTTATATGTTCAATATGATAATTTAAAAGTGTTATTTCACTTCGCCAACAACGGTAAAGCGCTCGTTTTGATGTTGCGGATTCTCGATCTCATCCACCAAAGCAATCGCATAGTCTGCATAACTGATGTAGCTGTTGCCTTCGCTGTTGACCAGAATTACATCGTTACCAGCTTGATATTTACCTGTGCGTACACCTTCTGGATTAAAGAAACCAGCCGGGCTCAGGAATGTCCATTGAATACCAGAGGATGCTTGCAGATCCTGCAAGTTCTGACCTTGGTTCGTTGCAGTTGCTTTGTAAGCATCAGGGAATCCAGGGGATTCAAAGACACGCAATGTTTTGGACTCGTCTGTGAACAGACTTCCTGCTCCACCCACGACGATCAGACGAGTGTTTGGTGCATCTTTCAGGATGTTGATCAACGCTTGTCCTACTTCCACATGCAGGTTTTCTTTACCCGCTGGTGCACCAAATGCATTTACAACCACATCGAACGCTTTAACATCTTCAGCTGTAAGATCGAATACATCTTTCTCCAGCGTATTCAAGCTTTTATCTTCCAGTTTGGATGCATTACGAACGATCGCCGTCACTTCATGCCCTCTGTCTGCTGCTTCTTTCAAAATTACACTTCCTGCTTTGCCTGTTGCACCAATGATTGCAATGTTCATCATGATCTCTCCTTTAAATTATCAATATAGTTTATGTTTGAAATTCATATTGTAACTATAGTTGTTACAACTATGTTTGTCAACCATACAACTTTCAGTACACGCAAAAAAGCCCCTGATATCATGCCCGTGCGAAACGGATACAATTCAGAGGCTATCTATTAAAGGGATTGCAAACTGCTAAGTTTAAAACAAGATTGGGAAACCGCTGTACAACTCAGTTTCTTAACAATCCTTATCCGGCACACCCGCATCTTCCTTCGTACGGAAAGAAGATCCACAACCACAAGTAGCTACCGCGTTCGGGTTATGAATGGTGAATCTACGCTAGGCTATTCGGAAGGCTTAACGCCCGTCACTACGCGGTTTCTCGGTTACGACCGGGATTGTGAATCCGCACGACTACTTGTTAATCACGCGCCACTATGACGCATAATCTCGTTAACCGCATTCTACCCTAATAGAACCGGAGAAGTCAACGCAGTACAAATGAAATTATAAGAGAGCGCGAGTATACGGTAGATAATGAACATTGTATATTTATTTACATGTAAATATATTACATAAAAGTTTTTCCTGTTGATTAACGTTGTTTCTTCCTGATTAACTCTGATCACACATTTTACTGACTTTTAGATTATGCTCGAAAATGGAAAATCGCCAAATTTGACATTTTACCGTTTTCACTAGTCCGATTATAATTTGGGGTAATTATCCAAATCACAGGAAAATGGAGTTATTCGTTATTATCTTAAGATCCGGTCAGATTTTGAAGTGATTTCACCTTAATGTCCTATAGGTTTTATATCAAAAATTGCGCGTAATCTACTTTGTAGAAAGCATACTAAATTTACTATAATTAAGAGGCAGAAAGGGGAAAGTTAAACCAAGCTTTGAAGGGAATGAATACCTAATTCACAGTAAACTTAAATTGTCAACAGTTTTTAGTCGGCTACTAAAAGAGCTTTTCACTTTATGTTCCCGAAGTTAAACTATGTATATACTTTCGAAATGGAGGTGATGAGATGAGCACGTACGAAGCACTTACGATTATGTTGCAGTTTGGATTAGTCATAATTGGTCTACTTAATTTGACACAAAAAAAGAGGTAGCACCCCCGCCAAGAGCTGCTACCACGATGATTTTTTCAATATTTATCATAACGCTTATTGTAGATGCCTGCAAGGTCCACACAGACGCAACTCTCTCTTGAGACTGCGTCTATCCACTACATATACCATGAAGCTAACTTCAGACGATTGTGCACGGTTTAGATTAATAAACCCCGTAAGATAATTTTGCCGTCTGGATCTAGTTATAACCTGATTTGGTAGTCCGCGGAGGGGTCCTTGGGGTAGTGCCATCCTGAACCCGTCACTTCCTCACC
The window above is part of the Paenibacillus sp. 1781tsa1 genome. Proteins encoded here:
- the rarD gene encoding EamA family transporter RarD — translated: MNNGLINAIIAYIMWGVLPLYWKLFENVPAGEILSHRVVWSFVFMGIFVAVQRRWGDMKRILTSRSTLLSLTASGLLIAINWLIFIWAVNNGHVVETSLGYYLNPLLNVLLAVVFLHEKPNRGQWLAIAIAGVAVLIIAIDYGRFPWVAISLAVSFGLYGLAKKKIKQDASVGLFSETAVVLPIALGYWIYLAIVGKATAWTLPAPMFIELLLAGVVTALPLLFFARAAARMSLSTLGFVQYIGPTIMLILSVFVFKETVSPVLLVGFALIWIALIVYATASMRAMRLAKVS
- a CDS encoding NAD(P)-dependent oxidoreductase — encoded protein: MNIAIIGATGKAGSVILKEAADRGHEVTAIVRNASKLEDKSLNTLEKDVFDLTAEDVKAFDVVVNAFGAPAGKENLHVEVGQALINILKDAPNTRLIVVGGAGSLFTDESKTLRVFESPGFPDAYKATATNQGQNLQDLQASSGIQWTFLSPAGFFNPEGVRTGKYQAGNDVILVNSEGNSYISYADYAIALVDEIENPQHQNERFTVVGEVK
- a CDS encoding putative holin-like toxin, giving the protein MSTYEALTIMLQFGLVIIGLLNLTQKKR